A genomic window from Gemmatimonas sp. includes:
- a CDS encoding RHS repeat-associated core domain-containing protein: MFKAVGSRFSRQRSLDMAIVGIVALLTPDVAVAQSAPYVKVSPGNAFFTGQSTADVTIDYCYSDTQVGDPRVRVNSTDVTSSASIEYVTLSGCDQAQRATLTVNLPATVEGRFDAYSNSYLYNDVAYYEVATPTRDVRVQPGAQIKAVAPSSTPTVSYTIHNGGEATDSYSLSASCSSGALTGTCTLSASSVSIAAGSSATVQLTGTASSMVGTQSLVVVRATSTNDGTIKDSTWTEVTVASTPASGIQLATVGDDRDRSACLSLAAGPNAAYECGDLRFVHFLPSTTRYNRSRTPALLYNSQTASPAPAVSVDVSAASGSATPDYLEICVTASGMTAVCANSTPPSPGTTHRYTRVLSGWTQPTGRYPITVEVASVTGGTRTSQTVTSAIAVVNRSQSPYGAGWWLTGIDQIIGAPASVDTLLWVGADGSTRTFGSIGTLSGVKRFVARSLDRPDTIHYTGTELYRRHSNDRYTTYFSLSTGLYASTVSAFGQTVDACSSMTSAGACSTWSMGATYTLAFGSGKLDSVVAPAGAVSRVVKLTYSGSQVATIVDPDTYSTTFSYESGTNRVSARRDKRLKYTKFTWANGRLTSWMLDSAGIRATTAVQPAEVKGVPGDGFALLDDMHTLITGPRTDVVDQSRVWVNGYGAPTRIRDALGYETQLTYDATWKLLVTRTQNPLRMVSEAYYNTRALTDSMRVIGGRTGTDTTRTQYRWDAKWRSPVAVRNPVGVLDSTIYSSSDGTTLSTIHGVGGTAATFAYYSTGAATGQVRAVQRPLAGAWDSLSYDSNGNVSRVRSAKGFTSLIFRDAVGRDTMSIAPIDSATAMDSASVVANGVRTITRFDRMGRDSVHVTAGRQRTDLRSRVHPADSVWQLHSYDAEGNRTETVRRYRQVGASGYTNLTHTWVIDALGRVQSEAAPGVGSTTYGYDLSSNLVVKQSPRALKDSMVYDVKGRLIRRILPQVTYGTTNCTSLSTQLSSCTFSFPTRLSGVCIAADTMRYRYNAGDMMVNADNRWARVRRVYSPGGLLVSDTLRTRTWYTSAIDGCEEASPTSSGTYYPSRFDQHVYGLDFTYDAAGRRRSMSHPDAIDACTSARCVQQYGYHTVTGTLDTLLDRGSYTHTFAYDAAGRMVQKVSPGSVTETLAYDSDDRLIRRAVGSMIADTLTLDAAGRASVVRGAYPAVNPAALSYNGLGALVASTDLSGASSYEDFTVDGLGNRRFAARPSSRTSGHADGNRMRINAYDGAGRMTSTSDSSTVPSLSSQYYFARAQVFDDAGNLLWRGERELDAATSENRYDHLLNYYGADDKLAVANRHIGVSPVGDDSRPGTRGVWEMYRYDALGRRVQTYSVRGSACPSSATECASYFERTVWDGDQLLYEIRTPVTSPTNDLAGGGTYGSFGRVAYLHGGGIDAPLAVTRFDEAGQPAVQTLAPHASWQGDYVDGTTMSGGAVATCTGASGCPRLEWRGGKETADGVATAPGDYPWWGRLVVGQLDGSGLKYQRNRFYDPLTGQFTQADPIGLAGGKNLYAFAGGDPVNYTDPFGLCPPVDKNTTDCSPEMKRLLAMDKPLESPLVDPVAIASGSITGLVLGTFVKAAIRVAETSASPGIAATTHGAMRLADPARLGTAGVRDAISNATRSFTQKDGAQVFAQQVGSRLNVVVQGERGVITTFRNLSDKSLARLAKNYGWEPK; the protein is encoded by the coding sequence ATGTTCAAAGCGGTTGGTTCGCGGTTTTCCCGCCAGCGCTCGCTCGATATGGCCATCGTTGGCATCGTGGCGCTCCTCACGCCGGACGTCGCAGTCGCCCAGTCGGCGCCCTACGTCAAGGTCTCACCGGGCAACGCGTTCTTCACCGGTCAGTCCACGGCCGATGTGACGATCGACTATTGCTATAGCGACACCCAAGTCGGCGACCCGAGGGTCCGCGTCAACAGCACCGACGTCACGTCCAGCGCGTCCATCGAATACGTCACCCTCTCCGGGTGCGATCAGGCGCAGCGCGCGACGCTGACCGTGAATTTGCCGGCCACCGTCGAAGGGCGCTTCGACGCGTACAGCAACAGCTACCTCTATAACGACGTGGCCTACTATGAGGTCGCGACTCCCACGCGGGATGTGCGCGTGCAACCGGGCGCCCAAATCAAAGCGGTCGCGCCCAGCAGTACGCCCACGGTGAGCTATACGATCCACAATGGTGGCGAAGCGACGGACTCGTATAGCCTCTCGGCCTCGTGCAGTAGCGGGGCGCTCACGGGAACCTGCACACTCAGTGCATCGTCGGTAAGCATCGCGGCCGGATCGAGCGCCACGGTGCAGTTGACGGGGACGGCGAGCTCCATGGTCGGCACGCAGTCCCTGGTCGTCGTGCGAGCGACCTCAACGAACGACGGCACGATCAAGGACTCCACGTGGACCGAAGTGACCGTCGCGTCGACACCGGCATCCGGGATTCAGCTCGCCACCGTCGGCGACGACCGGGATCGCTCGGCCTGTCTTTCGCTCGCCGCCGGGCCGAATGCCGCGTACGAGTGCGGTGATTTGCGGTTCGTGCATTTTCTGCCGAGCACGACCCGCTACAATCGATCGAGAACGCCCGCGCTGCTGTACAATTCGCAGACGGCATCGCCGGCGCCAGCAGTGAGCGTGGATGTGAGCGCCGCGTCAGGCTCCGCGACGCCGGATTACCTCGAGATCTGCGTGACCGCGTCGGGCATGACCGCCGTCTGCGCGAACTCGACGCCCCCCAGTCCCGGCACGACGCATCGGTACACCCGCGTGCTCTCCGGCTGGACGCAGCCGACCGGGCGTTATCCGATCACCGTCGAAGTGGCCTCGGTGACTGGCGGGACGCGCACGTCACAGACGGTGACGAGCGCCATCGCCGTCGTCAATCGCAGTCAAAGTCCGTACGGCGCCGGGTGGTGGCTGACCGGCATTGATCAGATCATTGGCGCACCGGCGTCGGTCGACACGCTGCTGTGGGTCGGGGCCGACGGCAGCACACGCACCTTTGGGAGCATCGGCACGCTCAGTGGCGTCAAGCGCTTCGTCGCGCGGTCGCTCGACCGACCCGACACCATCCACTACACCGGCACAGAGCTGTATCGTCGCCACTCGAATGATCGGTACACCACGTACTTCTCGCTGAGCACCGGCCTGTACGCATCGACCGTGTCGGCCTTCGGGCAAACGGTCGATGCGTGCAGCTCCATGACCTCGGCCGGCGCGTGCAGCACGTGGTCGATGGGCGCGACGTATACCTTGGCGTTTGGATCGGGCAAGCTCGATAGCGTCGTCGCCCCGGCCGGTGCCGTCTCCCGCGTCGTGAAGCTCACCTACAGCGGGAGCCAGGTGGCCACGATTGTCGATCCGGACACGTATTCCACCACGTTCAGTTACGAGTCGGGCACCAATCGCGTCTCCGCGCGTCGCGACAAGCGACTCAAGTACACGAAGTTCACGTGGGCGAACGGCCGGCTCACCTCGTGGATGCTGGACTCGGCCGGTATTCGCGCCACGACGGCGGTGCAGCCCGCCGAAGTGAAGGGCGTCCCCGGGGACGGGTTCGCGCTGCTTGACGACATGCACACGCTCATTACCGGCCCGCGTACCGACGTGGTCGACCAGTCGCGCGTCTGGGTGAACGGCTACGGGGCGCCGACGCGCATTCGTGATGCGCTCGGCTACGAAACCCAGCTGACCTACGATGCGACGTGGAAACTGCTGGTCACGCGGACGCAGAACCCGCTGCGCATGGTCAGTGAGGCGTACTACAACACACGGGCCCTCACCGATTCAATGCGCGTGATCGGCGGTCGCACCGGGACGGACACGACGCGCACACAGTATCGATGGGACGCGAAGTGGCGATCACCGGTGGCGGTTCGCAATCCGGTCGGTGTGTTGGACTCAACGATCTACTCGAGCAGCGATGGGACGACGCTGTCGACGATCCATGGGGTGGGCGGCACCGCCGCCACCTTCGCGTACTACAGCACCGGGGCCGCCACCGGCCAAGTCCGCGCGGTGCAGCGCCCCCTCGCTGGCGCGTGGGATAGCCTCAGCTACGACAGCAACGGCAACGTCAGCCGCGTGCGCAGTGCGAAAGGGTTTACGAGCCTGATCTTCCGCGATGCCGTGGGCCGCGACACGATGAGCATCGCGCCGATCGATTCGGCGACCGCGATGGATAGTGCGTCGGTGGTGGCGAACGGTGTACGCACGATCACGCGCTTCGACCGCATGGGCCGTGATTCCGTGCACGTGACCGCGGGCCGCCAACGCACCGACCTGCGTTCGCGGGTGCACCCGGCGGACAGCGTGTGGCAGCTCCACAGCTACGACGCCGAGGGCAACCGCACCGAGACGGTGCGTCGCTATCGGCAGGTGGGGGCCAGTGGATACACCAACCTCACCCACACGTGGGTGATCGATGCCCTCGGCCGCGTGCAGTCGGAGGCGGCACCCGGCGTCGGCAGTACGACCTACGGGTATGATCTGTCGAGTAACCTCGTGGTGAAGCAGTCGCCGCGCGCGCTCAAAGACTCGATGGTGTACGATGTCAAAGGCCGCCTGATTCGCCGCATTCTGCCACAGGTCACCTACGGCACGACGAACTGCACGTCGCTGTCCACCCAGCTGTCGAGTTGCACGTTCAGCTTCCCCACGCGGCTGTCGGGTGTGTGTATCGCCGCGGATACCATGCGCTATCGGTACAACGCGGGCGACATGATGGTCAATGCCGACAACCGCTGGGCGCGCGTGCGACGCGTGTACTCGCCAGGGGGGTTGTTGGTGTCGGACACGTTGCGCACGCGCACGTGGTATACGAGCGCGATTGACGGCTGCGAAGAGGCGTCACCGACGTCGAGTGGCACGTACTATCCGTCGCGCTTCGACCAGCACGTGTACGGCCTCGACTTCACCTACGACGCCGCTGGTCGGCGTCGCTCGATGTCGCACCCCGACGCCATCGACGCCTGCACCAGCGCGCGCTGCGTGCAGCAATACGGCTATCACACAGTGACCGGGACGCTCGATACGCTGCTGGATCGCGGGAGCTACACGCACACGTTCGCGTACGATGCGGCCGGGCGCATGGTGCAAAAGGTGTCACCGGGCAGTGTGACCGAGACGCTCGCCTACGACAGCGATGATCGCCTGATCCGCCGCGCGGTCGGCAGCATGATCGCCGATACGCTCACCCTTGATGCCGCCGGTCGTGCGTCTGTGGTGCGCGGGGCATACCCCGCGGTGAACCCCGCGGCGCTGTCGTACAACGGCCTGGGCGCGCTCGTGGCGAGCACGGATCTGTCCGGGGCGAGCAGTTACGAGGACTTCACGGTCGATGGCCTCGGCAACCGCCGCTTCGCGGCGCGCCCAAGCAGTCGCACCAGCGGCCACGCCGACGGCAATCGCATGCGCATCAACGCCTACGACGGCGCGGGGCGCATGACGAGCACCAGCGATTCGTCGACCGTGCCAAGCCTGAGCAGCCAGTATTACTTCGCGCGGGCGCAGGTGTTCGACGACGCCGGCAATCTGCTCTGGCGGGGCGAGCGCGAGCTCGATGCCGCGACGAGTGAGAACCGCTACGACCACCTGCTCAACTACTACGGCGCCGACGACAAGCTGGCCGTCGCCAACCGCCACATCGGGGTGAGCCCCGTGGGCGACGACTCGCGCCCCGGCACGCGCGGCGTGTGGGAGATGTATCGCTACGACGCCTTGGGGCGCCGCGTGCAGACGTACTCCGTGCGCGGGTCGGCGTGTCCCTCCAGCGCGACCGAGTGCGCGAGCTACTTCGAGCGCACCGTGTGGGACGGCGATCAGTTGCTGTACGAGATTCGCACGCCGGTCACGTCCCCCACGAACGATCTCGCGGGCGGCGGCACCTACGGATCCTTCGGCCGCGTGGCGTACCTGCACGGCGGCGGGATCGATGCCCCGCTGGCCGTGACGCGGTTCGACGAGGCGGGCCAGCCGGCGGTGCAGACGCTCGCGCCGCACGCGAGCTGGCAGGGCGACTACGTGGATGGCACGACCATGAGCGGGGGGGCGGTGGCGACGTGCACCGGCGCGTCAGGCTGCCCGCGGCTCGAGTGGCGCGGCGGCAAGGAAACCGCCGACGGCGTGGCGACCGCGCCCGGCGACTACCCGTGGTGGGGCCGCCTGGTCGTGGGCCAACTCGATGGCAGCGGCCTCAAGTACCAACGGAACCGGTTCTACGACCCACTCACCGGCCAGTTCACGCAAGCCGATCCGATCGGGTTGGCGGGGGGGAAGAATCTGTATGCGTTTGCCGGGGGCGATCCGGTCAACTACACGGATCCGTTTGGGCTGTGTCCGCCAGTGGATAAAAACACGACAGATTGTTCGCCGGAGATGAAGCGTCTTCTGGCCATGGACAAACCTCTTGAGAGCCCGTTGGTCGACCCGGTCGCGATCGCGTCGGGCTCTATCACGGGACTCGTTCTTGGGACGTTCGTTAAGGCTGCAATTCGCGTGGCTGAAACTTCGGCGTCTCCGGGAATAGCAGCAACAACTCACGGCGCGATGCGCTTGGCCGATCCGGCAAGGCTGGGAACGGCGGGCGTGCGGGATGCAATCTCAAACGCAACGCGCAGCTTTACGCAAAAAGACGGAGCTCAGGTCTTCGCGCAACAAGTCGGCAGTAGATTAAATGTTGTCGTCCAAGGTGAGCGCGGAGTGATCACCACCTTCAGGAATTTGTCCGACAAATCGCTAGCTCGGCTCGCAAAAAACTACGGATGGGAACCAAAGTGA
- a CDS encoding sigma 54-interacting transcriptional regulator has protein sequence MLPSSSTSLLIGHSASIRELRATIARIAPARLPVLIQGETGVGKELVASDLHSGSGRTGRLVPFNVCAIPDTMFESTVFGHVRGAFTGAVTDAAGLLAEADRGTVFLDEIGTLSLGGQAKLLRALETGAFRPVGARMDRRCDFRVVAACNEPLMHLVDGGTFRADLAYRIGGCVLDVPPLRRRRDDIPLLVQHFSQYAGGAPLQWERAALDVLCDYAWPGNVRQLRSLVDRLHLLHDGDLVRAPDVLGLLHREQHRTSPANPAQDAEREQLCALLRAADFDTAIAARRMGVHRSTLYRRMTQLGVTVVERRASRRSRGLADVASGAELRENTSTVRANSHGVGGQQVLRNTIGGTRSDAQ, from the coding sequence ATGCTACCAAGTTCCTCGACGTCGCTGCTGATCGGACACAGTGCGAGCATACGTGAGCTGCGTGCCACGATTGCGCGGATCGCGCCGGCACGTTTGCCGGTGCTCATCCAAGGCGAGACCGGCGTCGGGAAAGAGCTGGTCGCGTCCGACCTCCATAGCGGTTCCGGGCGCACGGGCCGACTCGTTCCGTTCAACGTATGCGCGATCCCGGACACCATGTTCGAGAGCACCGTGTTCGGGCACGTCCGCGGTGCGTTTACAGGCGCTGTTACCGATGCGGCGGGTCTGTTGGCGGAAGCCGATCGCGGTACCGTATTCCTCGACGAAATCGGTACACTCAGCCTCGGCGGCCAGGCAAAACTGCTGCGCGCACTAGAGACCGGTGCGTTCCGTCCCGTTGGAGCTCGAATGGATCGCCGATGCGATTTTCGAGTGGTCGCGGCGTGCAACGAGCCGCTCATGCACCTGGTCGATGGCGGCACCTTTCGCGCCGATCTTGCCTATCGGATCGGTGGGTGCGTGCTTGATGTTCCGCCGTTGCGTAGGCGTCGTGACGACATCCCGCTCTTGGTGCAGCACTTTTCGCAATACGCGGGAGGCGCGCCACTGCAATGGGAACGAGCCGCGCTCGATGTCTTATGTGACTACGCGTGGCCGGGAAACGTACGACAGCTGCGATCATTGGTTGATCGCCTGCATCTGCTGCACGACGGTGACCTCGTGCGCGCCCCCGACGTGCTCGGCCTGCTTCATCGTGAGCAGCACCGGACTTCGCCGGCGAATCCGGCGCAGGACGCCGAACGGGAGCAGCTGTGCGCTCTGCTGCGGGCAGCTGACTTCGATACCGCAATTGCCGCCCGCCGAATGGGCGTACACCGCTCAACCCTCTATCGGCGCATGACGCAGCTCGGCGTCACCGTCGTTGAGCGCCGTGCTTCGCGCCGTAGTCGCGGACTCGCTGACGTCGCGAGTGGTGCAGAACTGCGCGAGAACACTTCGACCGTCCGCGCGAATTCGCACGGTGTCGGCGGGCAACAAGTTCTGCGCAACACAATCGGCGGCACTAGGTCGGACGCTCAGTAG
- a CDS encoding secretin N-terminal domain-containing protein: MVWSGKASAQRADSLVRARGDSISIRLVDVDIRAAVQALGDYVDRPLSFGSLPPARVSLQTQRPVARAQVLPLLRGLLESHNMEIALDSAAGMYRVRVRPPTNSSGLANGSPLGAAGGTAARSASQASLASSNGLELFVIRLRHARAADVAAGVNALYGRASAFGELGSDAGGGTLDQRLRQSAVPPQGSTTAMPIPQGQPTRGASLSGEVTIVPDARTNALLVRASRTDYALIDAAVKELDVRPLQVLIEVLIAEVRRDRGLSFGLETQVPATELPGRTGGTISGGATGGGGSEMIARLLDFTVGTTQLNATLRAAASRGDVQIVSRPVVIAANNELAEILVGSQRPFVQVQRSLPTDAPSRDQVIQYRDVGTRLAVRPTISSDGYVMIAVTQEVNAATTETAFDAPVISTRSVQTNLLIKDRQTVVLGGLIDRQRDNNQSGIPLLSSIPWIGGLFGRVDRRTTETELFVFLTPRIISDDADAEAVTSPLRERASPKPPE; this comes from the coding sequence ATGGTATGGAGTGGGAAAGCGTCTGCGCAACGCGCCGACTCGCTCGTTCGTGCCCGCGGCGATTCGATCTCCATCCGTTTGGTGGATGTCGATATACGTGCCGCCGTGCAGGCACTTGGTGATTATGTCGACCGCCCGTTGAGCTTCGGGTCGTTGCCGCCTGCGCGCGTATCCCTTCAAACGCAACGCCCGGTGGCGCGGGCGCAGGTCCTCCCGCTGCTGCGTGGATTGCTCGAGTCGCACAACATGGAGATCGCGCTGGACTCGGCAGCCGGTATGTATCGCGTGCGGGTCCGGCCTCCCACGAATTCGTCCGGTCTTGCCAATGGCTCACCGCTTGGAGCGGCGGGTGGGACGGCCGCTCGGTCGGCATCTCAAGCTTCGTTGGCCTCGAGCAACGGATTGGAGCTGTTCGTCATCCGTCTCCGTCATGCACGTGCAGCGGATGTCGCCGCCGGCGTGAACGCGCTGTACGGACGCGCCAGTGCGTTCGGCGAACTTGGCAGCGACGCGGGCGGTGGCACGCTGGATCAACGCCTTCGGCAGTCGGCAGTACCGCCGCAGGGATCGACCACCGCGATGCCCATCCCGCAAGGCCAGCCTACGCGCGGCGCCTCGCTCTCCGGGGAAGTCACCATCGTACCGGACGCACGCACCAATGCCCTTCTCGTACGGGCAAGTCGAACCGACTACGCTCTGATTGATGCCGCCGTGAAAGAGTTGGACGTCAGGCCACTTCAGGTCCTGATCGAGGTGCTCATCGCGGAGGTGCGGCGCGATCGCGGCCTCTCGTTCGGCTTGGAAACCCAAGTGCCAGCGACAGAGTTGCCGGGGCGTACCGGCGGGACGATCTCGGGTGGAGCCACGGGCGGCGGCGGTAGCGAGATGATCGCGAGACTGCTGGACTTCACCGTTGGCACCACTCAACTCAACGCCACGTTGCGCGCCGCAGCCTCACGCGGCGATGTACAGATCGTCAGCAGACCGGTCGTCATCGCCGCCAACAATGAATTGGCAGAGATTCTAGTCGGGAGCCAGCGCCCGTTCGTTCAGGTGCAACGCTCTCTGCCCACTGACGCCCCGAGCCGCGATCAAGTCATTCAATACCGCGATGTGGGTACCAGGCTCGCCGTCCGGCCGACGATCAGCAGCGATGGCTACGTGATGATTGCCGTCACACAAGAAGTAAATGCCGCCACGACGGAAACGGCCTTCGATGCTCCTGTCATCTCCACCCGCAGCGTGCAAACGAACTTGCTCATCAAAGACCGTCAGACAGTCGTGCTCGGCGGGTTGATCGATCGACAGCGCGACAACAATCAGTCGGGAATTCCCCTTCTCTCCAGCATTCCTTGGATAGGCGGGCTGTTCGGTCGAGTGGATCGGCGCACGACGGAAACGGAGCTTTTCGTCTTTCTGACGCCGCGCATTATCAGCGACGACGCGGACGCGGAGGCGGTGACGAGCCCTCTCCGTGAGCGCGCGAGCCCCAAGCCTCCGGAGTAA
- a CDS encoding DUF5916 domain-containing protein — MPRLLLLLLAVPALLQAQPSVSSTTRERATAPLPSPTRSASATRVSQAPVLDGRDDDAAWRSATVIDQFLEYEPNQGATPRFRTEVRVTYDERYLYVLGRMYDPAPDSIISLLSRRDVRTESEQLKLVIDSYHDRRTAYQFITNPAGVKRDFYVYNDNVEDATWDAVWDVATKIDSLGWVAEFRIPFSQIRFNQDDAKRFGFLIVRDVARTKQRISWPLFRRDVQGYVSQGGELEGFGRLPQPRRLEVTPYVVEKSSTRQNANGSYSSPVSQAFGADVKMGLGSNLTVDATINPDFGQVEADPSVLNLSAFEQFFEERRPFFLEGAGIFQFRTACDDIDTGCTGLFYSRRIGRSPQLLNRYGDGSSATASRIIGAGKVSGRLASGLSVGLVTAVTERELGTQRRTIEPQTGYAVLRLQQDLRNGNSGIGVMLTGVDRTNDEWSRSVLRGGAYTGGIDLRHRFAANNYELAASVSGSTVNGTADAIAATQRSSVHQYDRPDDDITYDPTRTSMTGDAERLSISKFGGGITRFQSVLQRFSPGFESNDLGFQARADQQMFRNWFSLQLNTPTRYYRRAFLNFNTFNTWNTAGLALGQGLNMNWHVELPNTWWIHTGVNANALTPVFSDRAARGGPAVRLSSNGNAFLGIEGDRRRWYTPTLFMGTNSGDEGRSDGMWIEPGIQARVSSRFSASLAARYDRGNNDAQWHSNVVRDGDTYYTFARLKQSTLRTTARVNYTATRTLSLQLYAQPFVTTGRYTNWRELDSPRATAYADRYQPFGPGDPGGFRVREFRSNTVVRWEYRPASVLFLVWQQGRSLYDPTASDFSFPQDVTRVFDVHPMNTLLVKASFWFNP; from the coding sequence ATGCCACGACTCCTCCTGCTCCTTCTGGCCGTGCCTGCTTTGCTGCAGGCGCAGCCCTCCGTGTCGTCGACGACGAGAGAACGCGCGACTGCGCCGCTGCCGAGCCCGACACGTAGCGCGTCGGCCACCCGTGTGTCGCAGGCGCCCGTGCTGGATGGACGCGATGACGACGCGGCGTGGCGCAGTGCCACGGTGATCGATCAGTTCCTCGAGTACGAGCCCAACCAAGGGGCCACGCCGCGCTTCCGCACCGAAGTGCGCGTGACGTACGATGAGCGCTATCTGTATGTGCTGGGACGCATGTATGATCCCGCCCCGGACAGCATCATCTCGCTGCTGTCGCGTCGCGATGTGCGTACGGAGAGTGAGCAGCTCAAGCTGGTGATCGACTCGTATCATGATCGCCGCACCGCCTACCAGTTCATCACGAACCCGGCCGGGGTGAAGCGCGACTTCTACGTGTACAATGACAACGTGGAAGACGCCACCTGGGACGCGGTGTGGGACGTGGCCACCAAGATCGATTCACTGGGATGGGTGGCGGAGTTCCGCATTCCGTTCAGTCAGATCCGCTTCAATCAGGACGACGCCAAGCGCTTCGGCTTTCTGATCGTGCGTGACGTGGCCCGCACCAAGCAGCGCATTTCGTGGCCGCTGTTCCGTCGCGATGTGCAGGGGTACGTATCGCAGGGCGGCGAGCTGGAAGGATTCGGGCGTTTGCCGCAGCCGCGTCGACTCGAAGTCACACCATATGTCGTGGAGAAGAGCAGCACGCGGCAGAATGCGAACGGCAGCTACTCATCGCCGGTGTCGCAGGCGTTCGGCGCCGACGTGAAGATGGGACTCGGCTCCAACCTCACGGTGGACGCCACGATCAATCCCGACTTCGGTCAGGTCGAGGCCGATCCGTCGGTGTTGAATCTGTCGGCCTTCGAGCAATTCTTCGAAGAGCGTCGACCGTTCTTCCTGGAAGGTGCGGGCATCTTCCAGTTCCGCACGGCGTGCGACGACATCGACACCGGCTGCACGGGACTCTTCTATTCTCGTCGCATTGGCCGGTCGCCGCAGCTGCTGAACCGCTACGGAGACGGATCGAGTGCGACCGCGTCGCGCATCATCGGCGCGGGCAAGGTGAGCGGTCGTCTCGCCAGCGGACTGTCGGTGGGCCTGGTCACGGCGGTGACTGAGCGCGAGCTCGGCACGCAGCGTCGCACCATCGAACCGCAGACGGGCTACGCGGTGTTGCGCCTGCAGCAGGACCTGCGCAACGGCAACAGTGGCATCGGGGTGATGCTCACGGGCGTCGACCGCACCAACGACGAGTGGAGCCGCAGCGTGCTGCGCGGTGGCGCCTACACCGGCGGCATCGACCTGCGTCATCGCTTCGCCGCCAACAATTACGAGCTCGCGGCGTCGGTATCGGGCAGCACGGTGAACGGTACGGCCGACGCGATTGCCGCCACGCAACGCAGCAGCGTGCACCAGTACGATCGGCCCGATGATGATATCACGTACGATCCCACGCGTACGTCGATGACGGGCGATGCCGAACGTCTGTCGATCTCCAAGTTCGGCGGTGGCATCACGCGCTTTCAGAGCGTGCTGCAGCGTTTCTCACCGGGCTTCGAGAGCAACGATCTCGGTTTTCAGGCGCGGGCCGATCAGCAGATGTTCCGGAACTGGTTCTCGCTCCAGCTGAATACGCCCACCAGGTACTACCGTCGCGCGTTCCTCAACTTCAACACGTTCAACACGTGGAACACGGCGGGCCTCGCGCTGGGTCAGGGGCTCAACATGAACTGGCACGTCGAGCTGCCCAACACATGGTGGATTCACACCGGCGTGAACGCGAACGCGCTCACGCCCGTGTTCAGCGACCGCGCCGCGCGCGGTGGACCGGCCGTGCGTCTCAGCTCGAACGGCAACGCGTTCCTGGGCATCGAGGGCGATCGCCGTCGGTGGTACACGCCCACGCTGTTCATGGGCACCAACAGCGGTGACGAAGGGCGCAGTGACGGCATGTGGATCGAGCCGGGCATCCAGGCACGGGTGTCGTCGAGATTCAGTGCATCGCTGGCGGCGCGCTACGACCGCGGCAACAACGACGCGCAGTGGCATTCGAACGTGGTGCGCGATGGCGACACGTATTACACCTTCGCGCGCCTCAAGCAGTCGACGCTGCGCACCACGGCGCGCGTGAACTACACCGCGACGCGTACGCTGTCGCTGCAGCTGTATGCGCAGCCGTTCGTGACCACCGGTCGCTACACCAATTGGCGCGAACTCGATAGTCCGCGGGCCACGGCGTACGCCGATCGCTATCAGCCGTTTGGACCAGGCGATCCCGGTGGCTTCCGCGTGCGCGAGTTCCGCTCGAATACGGTAGTGCGCTGGGAGTATCGCCCGGCGTCGGTGCTGTTCCTGGTGTGGCAGCAGGGACGAAGCCTGTACGATCCCACGGCGTCGGACTTCAGTTTCCCTCAGGATGTCACGCGCGTGTTCGACGTGCATCCGATGAACACGCTGTTGGTGAAGGCGTCGTTCTGGTTCAACCCGTAG